The Xylophilus rhododendri region GCTCTATGCCGCCCTGGGCTTCGCGGACGTCTATCGCTACCACTACCGCATGCCGCCGGCCGCGTCGGTGAAAATGCCCGGCTCAGCAACAGGAAACCACACCGCATGATCGTGCGCATCGAAATCGAAGGCGGCCGCGCCGGCTTCTACGAATACCGGGTCGTCTACGACACCGAGGAACTCTATGCCGACGCCGGCCTGGACTCCGTGGCCGACTGCCTGGTCGGCGCCATCGAAGGCATGCCGCCGGACGCGCTGGCCGCCGAGATCTGGTACCGCGCCATCGTCTCCGGCACCTATTCGCTGCCGGTGATCGCCGCCAACCACGAGGGCATCGCCCAGCATGCGGTGAACACGTCCGAAGCCATCCGCGAAGCCCTCGGCGAAGACGACTTCAAAGACGAGTGATCCTGCGTCGCCCATAATCGCCCGATGCTCACCCAGCACACCGCCCGACTGATCGCCCGCTTCGTGCTGGCGTGGTTCGCGCTGTACCTGGGCGCGGCGGTGGCTTCGCCGCTGGTGCATCCCTCGGCCTCTTTCGAGCTGGTCTGCTCGGGCGCCGGCACCGCCAAACTCATCAAGAAAAGCGATACCGGCTCCGAGGCGCATTCCGCCAGCATGGACTGCCCGCTGTGCGCCCCCGGCAGCGCGCCGCCGCCGCTTTTCCCCACCCTGATCGCCGCACCCGCCCAGCCGCTGGCCTATGTGCTGCGCAGCATCCCGGCCGCGCGCATCGCCGGCATCACCGCCGCGCCGCTGCCGGCGCGAGGGCCGCCCCTGGTTTCCTGATTGCCTTTCGCAGTCCCGTGCGCGGCCCTTGCCGCACACGGTGCCCTGGCGTTCGCGCCGGTCCGCAGGAAAACCGCTCATGTTCCCCAAAACCCGATTGGCCCGCGCGCTCGCGCTGGCCCTGCCCTTTGCCGTTCCCGGCGCCTTCGCGCAGGACAAGGCCGACCCGGCCGAGAAGCCCGAGGTCCAGGCCCCCATCAAGACCCTGGGCGTGGTCACCGTCAACGGCGGCCAGCCCACCTCGCTGCCCACGCAGATCCCCACCACCATGGAGGGCATCACCCGCGAGCAGATCGAACGCAGCATCAACGCCACCGACAGCGAGGATGCGCTGAAGTACTTCCCCAGCCTGCTGGTGCGCAAGCGCTACGTGGGCGACTACAACCACGCCATCCTGTCGAGCCGCGCCTCGGGCACCGGCAACAGCGCCCGCTCGGCGGTCTATGCGGACAGCATCCTGCTGTCGAACTTCCTGGGCAACGGCGTGGGCGGCCTGTCCTTCCCGCCGCGCTGGGGCCTGGTCACGCCCGAGGAGATCGAGCGGGTGGACGTGATGTACGGCCCTTTCTCGGCCGCCTATCCCGGCAACTCGGCCGGCGCCGTGGTCGACTTCGTCACCCGCATGCCGACCAAGCTCGAAGCCCATGCCAAGGTGGGCTACACCTCGCAGCCCTTCGAACTCTATGGAACCGACCAGACCTTCCGCGCCTGGCAGGCCAGCGCATCGCTGGGCAACAAGGTGGGCGACTGGTCGTGGTGGGTGAACGTCAACCGCACCGACAGCCAGGGCCAGCCGCTGACCTTCCCGACCCGGCTGGTCTCCAACGGCGTGAACAGCGGCGCGGGCACGGCCGTCACCGGCGCGGCACCCAGCAGCAGCACCGCCAACGCCGCGCAGTACACGCTGGGTTCGGGCACGCAGTACAACACCCGGCAGGACCATCTGAAGACCAAGCTGGCCTACGACATCACCCCCACGCTGCGCGCCAGCTATGTGCTGGGGCTGTGGGAGAACCGCTCCAGCGGCAATCCCTCGTCCTACCTGCGCGACGCCGCCGGCCAGCCGGTCTACAGCGGTGCCTTCAACGTGAATGGCCTGGCCTATACCGGCAGCCAGGCGCTGTCGGGCAGCGACTTCGCCGCCACACGCGAATCGGCCCTGCATGTGATTCACGGGCTCTCGCTCAAGAGCCACACCGAAGGCATCTGGGACTGGGAACTGGCCGCCAGCCTCTACGACTACCGGCGCGACGACAAACGCCAGAACGCCGCCAGCAACCCGCCGCCGGGCGCCTTCACCGGCGGCCCCG contains the following coding sequences:
- a CDS encoding TonB-dependent receptor; protein product: MFPKTRLARALALALPFAVPGAFAQDKADPAEKPEVQAPIKTLGVVTVNGGQPTSLPTQIPTTMEGITREQIERSINATDSEDALKYFPSLLVRKRYVGDYNHAILSSRASGTGNSARSAVYADSILLSNFLGNGVGGLSFPPRWGLVTPEEIERVDVMYGPFSAAYPGNSAGAVVDFVTRMPTKLEAHAKVGYTSQPFELYGTDQTFRAWQASASLGNKVGDWSWWVNVNRTDSQGQPLTFPTRLVSNGVNSGAGTAVTGAAPSSSTANAAQYTLGSGTQYNTRQDHLKTKLAYDITPTLRASYVLGLWENRSSGNPSSYLRDAAGQPVYSGAFNVNGLAYTGSQALSGSDFAATRESALHVIHGLSLKSHTEGIWDWELAASLYDYRRDDKRQNAASNPPPGAFTGGPGTLAQGAGTGWRTFAAKGTWRPEGMAGPHIVDFGYQQENYQLRYSTYNVAGNYLNDGGGSLASDVHGDTRLQSLWAQDTWRFAPDWKAVLGGRAERWEASNGGTAFSAASALAYPERHENHFSPKAAVSWLALPDTVLKASLGRAVRMPTVSELYGATSTTNSLYLNDPNLRPERSWTGELSAEKDLGNALARLTFFVEDTRDALYSQTLFDSNALRNISRVQNVGRIATRGLEAAYNGNDVLTRGLDLSGSVTYAHSVIKENDGFVSTPGDTIGKWQPNIPRWRATALASYRFNERWSTSLGARYSGRQYRTLDNSDANGFTYFGVSRYFTADLRIVYKPTRQWTVAFGIDNLNNDKYWNFHPYPQRSYTAELKWDL